One window of Desulfonatronum thiodismutans genomic DNA carries:
- a CDS encoding type II toxin-antitoxin system VapC family toxin, whose protein sequence is MKALLDTGPWVALIDASETSHGACVEWFGAFSGKLYSTEPVLTEVLYLLNFSLKAQQAAMDYVLRGIVTIVPTDLQALESAKTLMGKYADLPMDFADASLVVLASESRILNVVTLDDRDFRVYRTIDKKAFAILP, encoded by the coding sequence GTGAAAGCCCTGTTGGATACCGGCCCCTGGGTTGCGCTGATCGACGCAAGTGAAACCTCTCATGGGGCGTGCGTCGAGTGGTTTGGCGCGTTTTCCGGCAAGCTGTACTCGACGGAGCCCGTGCTGACGGAAGTCCTGTATCTTCTGAACTTTTCCCTGAAAGCCCAGCAGGCTGCCATGGATTATGTCCTGCGGGGCATTGTCACGATCGTTCCAACGGATCTTCAGGCACTGGAATCCGCCAAGACCCTCATGGGCAAATATGCCGACCTGCCCATGGATTTCGCTGATGCCAGCCTCGTTGTTCTTGCCTCGGAATCTCGGATATTGAACGTCGTGACCCTGGATGATCGAGATTTCAGAGTGTATCGGACTATTGACAAGAAAGCTTTTGCCATTCTTCCTTGA